The genomic interval GCACGTTTATTCCATctggagatggaggaaaaggaagaatcCTTATTGTTGGTGGAGCCAACCCCAGTGGCAGTTTCTCACATTCGCATATCATAAATCtaggtaaaaaacaaacaaactgtgttttatagaggctgacaagaaaagaaagacagaatgcAGGTGCAGAATTTTTTAATTATAGTATATTTTTTGACCATTATGAATACAGCTCCCATCACCAATCATTTTGAAGACGAGATGAGTTAAATTCACTATAGGGGTGTCAAGCTTTGTGTACAGTATCACTTGTCAGGGCAACATATTGGTAAAACACATGTGGTCATGTGCTTGGCAGGGTAATTAGTGTGTTCCCTTCATGTTCATATCATAGGgctttctttgcatttttgtcCTTTCTGACTCCATTAGATAATCATGAATGGGACATCCCAGAGTGGGAGGGTTTGGAGTCACGGTATGAACACTGCAGCTTTGTGCCAGAGAGCTGCCCTCAGAGCCTGTGGGTGTTTGGAGGGGCACAGCAGAGCGGCAATCGCAATTGTATCCAGAATTTACAGCTAACGGGTAAATCCTAATTTAACTTCACCTAGTATTTTAGTTGATTTTATTCTGGTTTATATTGCttattgttttgaatgtattgtattgcttttcttcatttgcctatgtaaagcactttgagttgcctttgtgtttgaaatgtgctatataaataaagctgccttgccCTTGTCTAGTAATCTGTAATCTTTACAAATAGCATAGCACTCAGGTGATTTCACAGATTAACACAGCTTCACTCAAAGAAGAGGTgctgatatactgtatgaaatCATCTGCTCTAGTGTTTGGTTGCAGTGAAAACCTGCAGCCTCTGCCCTCCATCATACATGTTTGTCACTTTCAGATGTAGATGAACACACTTGGTTTTTAACTGTGTTGTAACCAATGTTGCTGTTTTACCAGACAGATTGATTGTACACTATGTGATCATAGACTTCTGTAAACCGAGTATGAACCATcctgtacatgtgtgtccaGAGAGTGGGTCTTGCTGGAAGAATGTAGTGGTGAATGGCAAACCCCCCAGTCCCAGGACATACCACACCAACTCAGCCTGCCTAGGGGACAATCTATATGTAATTTCTGGTGGGGAAGCAGGAGCTGCACCGGTCTCAGATGCCAAACTTCATGTCTTTGATATAGGTTTGTGTTGAATTAACCAGCTGCTTACCATATATATATCAAGCAGTGCCTCCAGATATTATTCACAACAAGATTATTGTTTCAATGTTAACAAATGCTAGAAacttaaagtttatttttatatgtcatgataacaacaataaccAAATATGTGATTTTATCTTTTGGTGTTCCCAGTGTCTTCCACCTGGTCCCAACCAGAAACACAAGGCAGACACCTGCCAGCCAGACATGGCCACGTTATCATAGCAGTGGGTTCAAACATCTACATTCATGGAGGCATGACTGGGGACAAATTCCACAATGATATGTACTCGCTTGATGCAAGTAAGCCTGAACTCTCCTGAATCATAATAAGAGTGCCTCTGTTTTCCCAGCGGTCTTGCATTTGTCTCAGACAATCATACAAGATGAACTTTGGAATTGcaagtttgtttatttaaaaaaataaaatcatgtgtCTACTTGTTTAAAGGGAGCATGAAGTGGGAGAAAGTGCAGGCCAAAGGAGACATCCCACCAGGAGTAGCAGCCCATTCTGCTGTGGCGCTGGGcaagcacatttacattttcgGGGGGATGACTGCAGAAGGAGCCTGCAACTCCATGCACAGATTCAACACTGGTACACAATTTTTCAGAAGCCCTTAAAATATGTGACTGAATATTTGTACTTCATtatgtcatacacaacagtTTATTACATCTATTAATGCTATAGGGCAGTTTAGTTCATGAAAATCTGAACATTTATGACATGTTATACCTCCCGTTTGCAGACAAAAGTAGATGGGTCCTCATGAAGTTTGAAGGGGATATGCCACCCAACCGCCTAGACCATTCCATGTGTTTATTGCCGTGGAAGGTGTGTGGTGAGGGGAATGGAGACGAGGAGCAAGCAAACAGCCCAGCAGATTCAGAGACAATAAATTTGGCCTTTGTATTTGGAGGGATGGACACCCAGGGTGTCATTCATAATGACTGTATTGTGACTGTGGTGACATGATGTGCCTTGATGTTGTAATATTCATtaacccaagttgtaataaaatgtttgtcaaGTACTTGCATATTTTGTTTCATGGGAAACCCTAAAACTGGACAATACTGAAATGAACATTGTTTAGCAAATTAAGAGTTCTGAAGAATAAATCTGGGTGGTAAGAAAAAGGCTGAAATGTGAATTGTTTGAGCCAGTGGTGAATGTATGCAAGTGTTGGCCACAGTTCTCAGGGATAAAAACATGGTGGCCTATGCCAAATATTGTAAATCCATGTAACAAGAGACAATCAGCATTTTGtatcaaacatttatttcaatgtcTTTCCAGAAGTACAACGACCAGATTCAATAAATAACTTTTAGCGTTGCCTGTGAACATAATGAGCCCTTGATCCCACAGACATCCCACTCAATGGACCCACAAAGACGTgaacccctcccctcccctccccactaAGTCCCTCCCCTGAACAGAACTACATCAGGACTGCctgagaacagcagcagcaagcctCATATCCAGGCTGACGAATATCTCCACCTTGCAGCGAAGAGAACACCTCTTGCACACTGAAACTTAGTTTTAAGTCTTTCAGAAGATTCAGTATGGTTGCTTGTTATCGCCACCCCTTCCCAACCATTCCTCTCACTATTTGAGTCCCATCAGTCCAATATATACATCTAGATGCCACTATCAGAGAGGCAAGGGGCGACAGAAGAGTTGACTTCAAACCTGCCTACAACTCATCCTTCTCTTCTTGCTCACTGTCGGCTCCCTCAGGTGGAGGTCCGCCCGCACTACCATAGAGCTTGCTGATAATAGGCTGaaccacctcctccagctccttcttctTGGCCTGGAAGTCTTCCAGCTCAGCATCCTGATGAGACTCCATCCACTCAATCTTCTCCTCCACTGCCTTCTCAATGGTTTCCTTATCCTCATCTGACAGCTTGCCACCAAGCTTCTCCTTGTCGCCGATCTGGTTCTTCAGAGAGTAGGCGTAGCTCTCCAACTCGTTGCGGGCATCGATcctctccttcagcttcttGTCCTCATCAGCAAAGCGCTCAGCGTCATTCACCATGCGCTCAATATCCTCAGGTGTCAGACGGTTCTGGTCGTTTGTGATTGTGATCTTATTCTTGTTGCCTGTGCCTTTGTCCTCAGCAGTGACACGCAGAATACCGTTGACATCAATCTCAAAGGTAACCTCAATCTGTGGTACACCACGAGGGGCAGGAGGGATGCCAGTCAGGTCGAATGTGCCCAGCAGATGGTTGTCTTTTGTCAGAGGACGCTCACCTGAAGAGAGAGTCAATAATTAAGCTTGTGCAATATTCATTTTATCTGACTACGtaaggaaaatgtaaatgataaaaGTTTGaacccagtttttttttttttttttttgttcgcACTTGGCGAGTTTACTCTGCAATGTCCAACTCTTACCTTCATAAACCTTAATGGTGACAGTGGGCTGGTTATCAGAGGCTGTAGAGAAGATCTGGGATTTCTTTGTGGGCACCACAGTGTTTCTTGGGATCAGCTTGGTCATTACTCCTCCAACTGTCTCAATACCAAGGGTCAGGGGGCACACATCCAGAAGAACCACATCACCTGCGAGAGAGGGAAATGTTTAGTAAACAGGATAAAGTTGGCAAGTTCAGTTAAGTTATACTATTATGTATGAGGAAGATGACTTACCAGTGTCCTCCTCTCCAGAAAGTACTCCAGCCTGCACAGCAGCTCCATAAGCCACAGCCTCATCAGGGTTGATGCCCCTAGAAGGCTCTTTGCCATTGAAGAACTCCTTCACCAGCTGCTGGATTTTGGGGATACGGGTGGAGCCTCCAACCAGGACAATCTCATCAATGTCAGACTTCTTCAGGTCAGAGTCTTCCAGCACCTTCTGTACAGGCTTCATGGTGGAGCGGAACAGGTCCTGACAAAGTAAAAGACAGTGTTAAAAAGGTCtgtcaaacaaaatgttatataaaaaaCAGGTATGTTTTCGTCATTGTTTTTACACAACTAAACTGATATGTTGTTCAACTTACCATGTTGAGCTCTTCAAACTTGGCACGGGTCAGGGTCTCAGAGAAGTCTTCTCCCTCAAAGAAGGACTCAATCTCAATGCGGGCCTGGTGCTGGGCAGACAGCCCCCTCTTTGCCTTCTCAACCTCACGACGCAGCTTCTGCACAGCGCGGTTGTCTTTGCGCACGTCTTTGCCAGTCTTCTTCTTGTACAGCTTGATGAAGTGCTCCATGACGCGCTGGTCAAAGTCTTCACCTCCCAGATGAGTGTCACCATTGGTGGCAACCACTTCAAACACACCATTGTCAATGGTCAGAAGGGAGACATCAAAGGTGCCACCACCCAGATCGAACACAAGAATGTTCTTCTCGCCATCTCTCTTGTCCAGACCATAagcaatggcagcagcagttcTAAAGTATACAATAATGAGAATACATTATTaaaaaggaagggagggaaatattttcacaatttcaaaaagacaacagatgaaTAACTTATTTTCATTAGACACTTACGGCTCATTGATGATTCTCATAACATTCAGACCAGCGATGGTTCCAGCATCCTTAGTGGCCTGGCGCTGGGCATCATTGAAGTAGGCAGGAACAGTGACCACAGCATGAGTGACCTGAGGAAAAGATGAGAACATTAGATTACATTATAGGTAGTTTATTTAGGAGTGGTATATCCTTTGATGTATATTCTTTAACGTTCTTTGTACCTTCTTGCCCAGATAAGCCTCAGCAGTCTCCTTCATCTTAGTCAGCACCATGGCAGAGATCTCTTCTGGAGCAAATGACTTCATCTGGCCACCGCCAATGTCAACCTGAATATGAGGCTTGCTCTTCTTCTCAGTCACCTAAAAGAATAACATGCATCAATATTAATACAGCAAGTGTGTCATGCAAACATTACATGAAGACCTTTAGATCCTACAACCATAGCCTTCTCTTTAAATTGTCAGGAGTAGAAACTTACCTTGAAGGGCAGGTACTTGATGTCCTGCTGCACAGTGGAGTCAGCCCAAGTGCGCCCAATCAATCTCTTGGCATCAAAGACGGTGTTCTCAGGGTTAGAGGTCAGCTGGTTCTTGGCAGCATCACCAATCAGACGCTCACCCTCACTGGTGAAGGCTACATATGATGGGGTGATGCGGTTACCCTGGTCATTGGCGATGATCTCCACGCGGCCATTCTTGAACACTCCAACACTACAGGAAGACATTTTAGAAATGATTACTCAAAAGGCAACAAGTGTTATTTAAATTTCAAAGTTGCATCATTACATTGTCTTCTAAAACTAAATCAAGCCAGAagtcactttttgttttcttaccaTGAGTAGGTGGTCCCGAGGTCGATTCCAACCACAGTccccacactctctctcttgtcGTCGTCATCGGCAAACACGGTGCCGGCCACCAGCATTACAACCCACAACAGCTTCATCATTGTTTGCTTCAAGTCAGATCAACAAAGAAATCTGCgtataggaaaaaaaaagtcaaaaaacgTGGCCTTGCGTTCATGTCGTGGGCTATCTGCCTCCCAAGTTCACGTAGCCACCAGTTAATGTTAATGCTTGCTGTCGTTAACTGGAACTCTAACCCATGACAGAAGGGAAGCGTGGCCCAAAATCCccagaaaatgtaaaacttaaaAGCGTTGAAAGCATGTGGGTAAACTGGGTGGAGCACCACTGCCTCTTCCTTATGTTAACGCCACTGTCTaatgtgagattttttttcatccGCCGGTAGCTAGCTAACCAGGTTAGCGTGCCTAGCAGACATGCGAGGGAAAATAACTTGCCATAATGAGCAGTACGTTGCTTTTGCCTGGTATATTGCACACAGTGGATGTCACAGTGACTGTCCATCTGATTTAAAAAGCTATTGTAAACTTTGCGTAAATACATCACTATCGTCAAACGTTAGCTTAGCTGGCTTTACTATAATTAAATAGTCTTAAAGTGCATACAATATATTACGTTGTCCCTTTATCATATTCACAACAATGTTTGAACATACCTTAAGCGTAGTATTGTCAATGAATTAACGGCCTTGACGTTGCCTCGACTGGTACTAGCCTTTAAATGCTAAGTgcgtctctcttttttcttctgttctgtaATCTTTCCTCTGTGAAATGATGTTGAATGAATAGTGCTCTCTCCATATATAAGCCGTCACTTCTTCCCCGTCGTGGAGGCCCGCGATTGGCTGAGCAGCTGCTCGTTGGAACGCGCTGATTGGTTTCATCCGGCACGCTGGCCGCCGCTGATTTGCACACATCGGCTAGAGGGGACGTCACGACTTTTGCCCACTTTGCCgatgctgattggctgtctgTCAAGCACATTCATGAACACAGTTGGAGCAACGACACGCCACTCTAAGAACTAGGGAAGGgtgcattttcacattttgtacatttgaaaCGAGTGctacttttttaaataatggcCCCACATGTATTGAATTGACATTCATTCTCATGTTGCTGTGGTTTTAAGGAGTGAgactgtataaatactgtgttgGTATCATGAGTAGTAGTGATGACTCACTACAATGAGTAAGTAATGTACAAACCATGTGTGACATTCATGTGACTAAATAGCCTAAAAGCAAATGTTGTTACCTCATATGAACTGGATTGTCTGGACGTTTCATCAGTGAATGTGTACACTTTAATTTCCACCATGAAATGTAAGCAACCTGCAATCAATTGACTTGCAGGTTTTAACATGGGCACTCTCTGGCCTGCTGTCTCAGTGATCACATATTGATCACAGATACTGTACTAAATTATTTTGTACTCTGAAGTTTAAGCAAGTTACAGCCCACATTAAACACAACCACATACACTGCATTGTCTACAATCTCCTATGACAAAAGTCTAAATAGGTCAAGGTTAGGTAACTGGTAGCGAAGCCACACTTTAGTCTACATGAACCCTTTCACATGTGTAGACTCACGCCAGCCAAAGTATGGCTGTCAATGGGATATTTAAGAAAGTACTGTAACTAGATATAGAATCAGATGTTACTTGTGTTTATCTTAAttataatgttataattatAATGGTAACCTGTTCTGTCCTCTTCTGTTGTAGTTGCAGGCCTACTCTTATCATCCAAAACAAATCAGCTTGTTTCAAGAATGTTCCAGAGTCAAGGATAATTTTATTGACATTATTGCAGTGATCTGCTTGATTCTGTGTAAGATAGACACACTAATTTCTAGAACATTTCTGAAAcaagttattttttgtttcaggaCAATTctagaaattacaaaaaaatacgAAATCTGtgaaacaattacattttttgttgtttgagggAGTAACACCAGCATCATGTCTAGAAAATTATTGAAACTGTTGATTTATAttgtaaaacattaataaacagTTCTTAATGGTGATCTTCCTTGGAGGCTACTGAAGCTTTGATGTGTCCCTTGCTTTCTGCTGACCTCTGCCACCACCAGGAACATGTGTCCTCTGGTCCCTGCATGTTGTGAGTGCTGTGGGTCAGACTGGAAGAAAGGTAGAACTGTAATTCATGTGTCCTCAGGGGGATTCTTGAGCACCAACTAGCCTTTCCTTCTCCAAAGTGTCCTCCCTTCTCAAAACCGTACATTACATATAATCAATTATTATTCTACATTTAGACTCAAAAGTTGAATTATTGTCTGTGGCCAGAGGGAGAGCAGTGGATCACAGGCGATCTTGAAATTCTCCACTCAATCTGGCTCACAAATATTTCCTGTcccacattttaattttttgcGCAGGCCActggcttttttgtttttccataaaCTAGAAGGAATAACTATGACACTACTTGCTGAATGCTGGAGGACGTGAGACAGATCAGATGCCACAATGGTTGATCCCCAGCAAGAAAGATACTTATCAATAATCACAATCAACATTAGCCCTAAAATGGCTCCATTCTTTTGCATTTTATGAAATCACCagtattgggtttttttttgttgttgttttgttttacattgtggATATTTGCAAACATTATTAAAATTCACATCACAATTTTGTGTTCAGACTGCAACCAGCAAACCAGGttatttcacattcacttcTGATTTCATTGCCGTCCTTACACAGTTGTAACTATTGGAATAACTTAACTAAattttctgacatattttccatgtacaaaaataaagattttgcATAGATTCTTCTCTCATAATCCGatagaatatactgtatgtgttagaTACTTAGTTAGCAACTGATAACTGTGGTTGTTACGTATGGAGCTAAAAAATTATCACTTTTTGAATGCAGTTCAATGATCTGCAGTTCATTGTAGTTCAATACCTGCaagtttattatttaaaatactaataatttcattattgatttacCCCTCTTTCCTTATACAAATAGTAAGTGGTATTGTTTTCACGGTAAGGAGGTCCTATATTTGAATCATGgattttttgagtttttatgtTCTTCCCAGTGTCACATGGATTTCACCCTGGTGCTCTGCAGAAGGGTGAaatgacatgtaaataaaattggaTGTAAGTAAGGTTGAGGTTAAAAGACTAAACTTGC from Enoplosus armatus isolate fEnoArm2 chromosome 18, fEnoArm2.hap1, whole genome shotgun sequence carries:
- the rabepk gene encoding rab9 effector protein with kelch motifs isoform X2, producing the protein MEFLPVLEPLDKPKEGIWYSLTPRGSAPGVSVGHTCTFIPSGDGGKGRILIVGGANPSGSFSHSHIINLDNHEWDIPEWEGLESRYEHCSFVPESCPQSLWVFGGAQQSGNRNCIQNLQLTVSSTWSQPETQGRHLPARHGHVIIAVGSNIYIHGGMTGDKFHNDMYSLDARSMKWEKVQAKGDIPPGVAAHSAVALGKHIYIFGGMTAEGACNSMHRFNTDKSRWVLMKFEGDMPPNRLDHSMCLLPWKVCGEGNGDEEQANSPADSETINLAFVFGGMDTQGVIHNDCIVTVVT
- the hspa5 gene encoding endoplasmic reticulum chaperone BiP; this translates as MMKLLWVVMLVAGTVFADDDDKRESVGTVVGIDLGTTYSCVGVFKNGRVEIIANDQGNRITPSYVAFTSEGERLIGDAAKNQLTSNPENTVFDAKRLIGRTWADSTVQQDIKYLPFKVTEKKSKPHIQVDIGGGQMKSFAPEEISAMVLTKMKETAEAYLGKKVTHAVVTVPAYFNDAQRQATKDAGTIAGLNVMRIINEPTAAAIAYGLDKRDGEKNILVFDLGGGTFDVSLLTIDNGVFEVVATNGDTHLGGEDFDQRVMEHFIKLYKKKTGKDVRKDNRAVQKLRREVEKAKRGLSAQHQARIEIESFFEGEDFSETLTRAKFEELNMDLFRSTMKPVQKVLEDSDLKKSDIDEIVLVGGSTRIPKIQQLVKEFFNGKEPSRGINPDEAVAYGAAVQAGVLSGEEDTGDVVLLDVCPLTLGIETVGGVMTKLIPRNTVVPTKKSQIFSTASDNQPTVTIKVYEGERPLTKDNHLLGTFDLTGIPPAPRGVPQIEVTFEIDVNGILRVTAEDKGTGNKNKITITNDQNRLTPEDIERMVNDAERFADEDKKLKERIDARNELESYAYSLKNQIGDKEKLGGKLSDEDKETIEKAVEEKIEWMESHQDAELEDFQAKKKELEEVVQPIISKLYGSAGGPPPEGADSEQEEKDEL
- the rabepk gene encoding rab9 effector protein with kelch motifs isoform X1, translating into MEFLPVLEPLDKPKEGIWYSLTPRGSAPGVSVGHTCTFIPSGDGGKGRILIVGGANPSGSFSHSHIINLDNHEWDIPEWEGLESRYEHCSFVPESCPQSLWVFGGAQQSGNRNCIQNLQLTESGSCWKNVVVNGKPPSPRTYHTNSACLGDNLYVISGGEAGAAPVSDAKLHVFDIVSSTWSQPETQGRHLPARHGHVIIAVGSNIYIHGGMTGDKFHNDMYSLDARSMKWEKVQAKGDIPPGVAAHSAVALGKHIYIFGGMTAEGACNSMHRFNTDKSRWVLMKFEGDMPPNRLDHSMCLLPWKVCGEGNGDEEQANSPADSETINLAFVFGGMDTQGVIHNDCIVTVVT